One window of Misgurnus anguillicaudatus chromosome 13, ASM2758022v2, whole genome shotgun sequence genomic DNA carries:
- the c1qtnf7 gene encoding complement C1q tumor necrosis factor-related protein 7: MWPIVGVVCLSQCIIGQLLEARSRGSPPQFICSIPGLPGAAGKPGPPGPRGEDGHVGIPGRDGRDGRKGEKGDKGDPGIKGRVGPTGKLGQRGERGITGKRGPEGDPGDLGPLGPLGRPGEKGDKGQRGPPGTPGVCKCGSLVPKSAFSVGITNSYPTEKTPIKFNKVLFNEGGHYNPETGKFICAYPGIYYFSYDITLANKHLAIGLVQNGEYRIKTFDANTGNHDVASGSTVMFLNPEDEVWLEIFYRDQNGLFADPSWTDSLFSGFLIYPDTNYMDTLAEDYK, translated from the exons ATGTGGCCGATTGTGGGCGTGGTCTGTCTCTCTCAGTGCATCATTGGGCAACTGCTGGAGGCTCGGTCCAGAGGATCTCCACCTCAATTTATCTGTAGCATTCCAGGGTTACCAGGAGCAGCTGGAAAACCAGGTCCCCCAGGACCCAGAGGAGAAGATGGCCATGTTGGAATCCCAGGAAGAGATGGAAGGGATGGACGGAAAGGGGAAAAGGGAGATAAAGGAGATCCAG GAATCAAAGGTAGAGTTGGGCCAACTGGGAAGCTTGGGCAACGTGGAGAGAGAGGTATTACTGGGAAACGTGGTCCTGAGGGTGATCCTGGAGATTTGGGGCCTCTTGGTCCTCTAGGACGTCCTGGAGAGAAAGGTGACAAGGGTCAACGTGGCCCTCCAGGAACACCGGGTGTCTGCAAATGTGGAAGTTTGGTTCCCAAATCCGCCTTCTCCGTAGGCATCACCAATAGCTATCCCACTGAAAAAACGCCCATCAAGTTCAACAAGGTTCTCTTTAATGAAGGTGGACACTACAACCCAGAAACAGGAAAATTCATATGCGCTTACCCAGGAATCTACTACTTTTCTTATGACATCACTCTTGCCAACAAGCACTTGGCCATCGGGCTGGTCCAAAATGGAGAGTACAGAATCAAGACTTTTGATGCCAACACCGGCAACCATGATGTGGCGTCTGGCTCTACAGTGATGTTTTTAAACCCAGAGGATGAGGTTTGGCTGGAAATCTTCTACAGGGACCAGAATGGCCTGTTTGCCGACCCCAGTTGGACTGACAGCCTTTTCTCTGGGTTTTTGATTTATCCTGATACAAACTATATGGATACATTGGCGGAAGACTACAAATAA